Sequence from the Sanguibacter keddieii DSM 10542 genome:
CTGTTCGCGTTGCACGCGGTCAGGGTCAGGGCGAGGACGGCGGTCGTGGCCGCTGCCTTGAGCAGGGCGGGTCGCCTGGAGCGGGTGGTGCGTGGGGCGTTCATCTGAAGGTCGTGCCTCTCGAAGAGCTGTGCTGCGGAGGGCTCGCGCGGTGTCGCGCGGCGCCAGGTCACGGGGCGCGCTGAGTCAGCGCTGTGTACATCGCTGCATGACCGGCGCAGGGTGCGCAGGCTCGATGCCGTGACCGGGCACGACGCCACCGCGCAGGACCACCCGGGTGCCGCTCACGAGCGGGACCGCGGGTCGAGGACGCCGTAGACGAGGTCGACGACGAAGTTCGCCACGATGATGATCGCGGCCGAGAAGAGCGTGACGCCCACGAGGATCGGCAGGTCGAAGTTGCCGACGGCGTCGAGCAGGAGCGAGCCGAGGCCCGGCATGGAGAAGACGCGCTCGGTGATGACCGCACCGCCGAGCAGCGAGCCGAGGTCTAGGCCGAACAGCGTGATGACCGGGATCATCACGTTGCGCAGGGCGTGCCGGGTGATGACCCGCCCCTCGGTGAGGCCCTTGGCGCGGGCGGTCCGGATGTAGTCCTGGCCCATGACGTCGAGCATCTGCGCGCGGGTGAGGCGTGCGTAGACGGCCGCCGACAGGAGCGCGAGCACCGTCCACGGGAGCACGAGGTGCCAGGCCCAGTCGACCGGGCTCTCGGTGAACGGCACGTAGCCCGAGACCGGGACCATGTCGAGCGTGAAGCCGAAGAGCAGGATCGCCAGCAGGCCGACGAGGTAGCTCGGCGCGGAGACGCCCGCGATGGCTCCGAGGATGATGAGGCGGTCGACGGCCGTCCCCCGCTTGATCGCGGCGACCACGCCCGACAGCACACCGACGACCAGCCACAGCACCGCGGCGCCCACGGCGATCGACACCGTGACGGGCAGGCGGTTGAGGATGAGGTCGGTCACCGACTCGTTGAGGCGGAAGGAGTACCCGAGGCACGGGGTCGCGCACTCGATGGCGGTCGCGCCGGCCCCGAAGGTCCGTCCGGCGAAGATCCCGCCGAGGAACAGCAGGTACTGCTTCCAGGCGGGCTGGTCGAGACCCATGTAGCCGCGCGCGGCCTCCAGACGCTCGGGCGTGCAGGGGCGGCCGCAGGCCAGCTGCGCGGGGTCGGCGGGGAGCAGCACGAACACGGCGTAGGTGAGTGCGGAGACGACGAGGAGCACGACGACCATGCCGGTCGCCTTGCCGAGCACGAACCAGGCGGTGCGGGCCGCGCTCGTCCCGATCCCCGCGGACCGGGCCGCGGCGGGGCTGCCGGGGCCCTGGACGACGGGCGCGCCGGGCTGCTGATGGTCGCTCACGAGCGGACCCCCCTCGAGCGTGGGTCGAGGGCGTCGCGGAGGCCGTCGCCGAAGACGTTGAAGGCCAGGGTGATGAAGAACAAGGCCGCTCCGGGGAAGACGAGGTACATCGGCGTGACCGAGAACCAGGTGACGGCGTCACCGATCGACCGGCCCCACGACGGGGTCGGCGGGGCCACCCCGACGCCGAGGAACGACAGCGCCGCCTCGGAACCGATGGTCGCCGGGATGGTGATGGTCGCGAAGACCACGATGGTCGCGCTGAGGTTGGGCAGGATCTGCCGGAACAGGATGTGGGCGTGACCGGCGCCGAGGGCGGTCGACGCCCGGACGTAGCCCTGCTTGCGCAGCGAGAGCACCTGCCCGCGGACCACGCGGGCGATCGAGGCCCACCCGAAGAACCCGATGATGAGCACGAGCAGCATGACCCGCGGGAAGGACACGGGGACGATCGCCCCGAGGGCGATCATGAAGATGAGGCTCGGGAACCCGAACATCACGTCGATGACGCGGCTCGCGACGGTGTCGACCCACCCGCCGAAGTACCCCGCCACCAGACCGACGACCGTGCCGATCACCATCGCGACGACCGTCGCGCCCAGACCGACCACGAGCGAGGTGCGCGAGCCGTGGACGACGATCGAGAAGAGGTCGCGCCCGGTGAGGGGCTCGACGCCGAACCAGTGCTCGGCGCTGATGCCGCCGCCGAAGCCCGCCGGTGCACCCGAGGAGTCGAGCGCGTCGAGGTGGTACGTGTACGGGTCGTTGCCCGAGAGCGACGAGAGCAGCGGCGCGAAGATCGCCACGAGGACGAAGAAGCCGATGGTGACGAGGCCTGCCACGGCGAGCCGGTCACGGCGCAGCCGAGCCCACAGCGAGACGCTGCGGGTGGTCTTGGCGGTCGTCACGGGCCCGATGATGTCGCGGTCGATCGACATGGGGCAGGGTCCTTACAGGGTCGGCGGAACGGAGAGGCGGCGGCTGAACCGACAACACATCTCGTTCACGACTGATTCCCTGCTCTTCAAGGACGGGCTGGCCGACGATGAGCCTCGCACGAGGCACGGCACCCTGGGCTGAGCACAGCCCGTGGCGTCAGAGTACGCCACGTCACGCACCTGCGGGAGAGCCGTCCCTGTGATCTCGGTCGCCGAGACTCCCTGGGGTCCGTGACACGTGACGTGGCGCGGATCTGGAAAGATGGGCCCATGAGCTCACCCGACTTCGCCGCACCTGCCCCCACCCCGCACGACACCCGACCCGTGGTCGCGACGGTCAAGCAGGTCCCGGAGAAGGTCAGCCTCGACGGCCTCGAGGGCCGCTGGGACTCCGCGTGGGCTACCGACGGCACCTACTCCTTCGACCGCAGCGCCGAGCGCGCGGACGTCTACTCGATCGACACCCCTCCCCCGACGGTGTCGGGCTCGCTGCACGTCGGCCACGTGTTCAGCTACACCCACACCGACGTCGTCGCGCGCTTCCAGCGCATGCGCGGCAAGTCCGTGTTCTACCCGATGGGCTGGGACGACAACGGCCTGCCGACCGAGCGTCGTGTGCAGAACTACTACGGCGTGCGCTGCGACACCTCGCTGCCGTACGTCGAGGGCTACGAGCCTCCGCTCCAGGGAGCCGAGGGCAAGAGCGTCAAGGCAGCCGACCAGCAGCCCATCAGCCGCAAGAACTTCATCGAGCTGTGCGAGCGCCTCACCGCCGAGGACGAGCAGCAGTTCGAGGCGCTGTGGCGCTACCTCGGCCTGAGCGTCGACTGGGCGCACCACTACCAGACCATCGGGCAGCCGGCCCAGGCAGTTGCTCAAACCGCTTTCCTGCGCAACCTCTCGCGCGGCGAGGCCTACCAGGCCGAGGCCCCCGGGCTGTGGGACGTGACCTTCCAGACCGCTGTGGCCCAGGCCGAGCTCGAGGCCCGCGACTACCCCGGCCACTTCCACAAGGTCGCCTTCCACGCGGCCGACGGCTCCGAGGTGGTCATCGAGACCACCCGCCCCGAGCTGCTCCCCGCCTGCGTCGCGCTCATCGCGCACCCGGACGACGAGCGCTACCAGCACCTCTTCGGCACCACGGTCACCTCCCCGCTCTTCGGCGTCGAGGTCCCCGTCCTCGCGCACACCCTCGCCGAGCGCGACAAGGGTGCCGGCATCGCGATGTGCTGCACCTTCGGCGACCTCACCGACGTCCAGTGGTGGCGCGAGCTCCAGCTGCCCACCCGCTCGGTGCTGGTCCGCGACGGCCGGATCACCCGCGAGCTCCCGGAGTGGATCACCACCGAGCAGGGCACGGCGCTGTTCACCGAGATGCTCGGCAAGACGACCTTCTCGGCCCGCACCGTCGTCGTCGACGCGCTCCGCGAGTCGGGGGACCTCAAGGGCGAGCCCGTCGCCACGCAGCGCAAGGCGAACTTCTTCGAGAAGGGCGACAAGCCCCTCGAGATCGTCACCAGCCGCCAGTGGTACATCCGCAACGGTGGCCGCGAGGCCCCGGGCCGCGACCTGCGCGCCGAGCTGCTCGCCCGCGGAGCCGAGCTGAACTTCCACCCCGAGTTCATGCAGGTCCGGTACGAGAACTGGGTCGGCGGCCTCAACGGCGACTGGCTCGTCTCGCGCCAGCGCTTCTTCGGCGTGCCCATCCCCGTCTGGTACCCGGTCGACGAGCACGGCGAGCCGCAGTGGGACGCGCCGATCGTCCCCGACGAGGCGATCCTGCCCATCGACCCGTCTTCCGACGTGCCGGCCGGCTACACCGCCGAGCAGCGTGGGCAGGCCGGCGGCTTCGTCGGCGACCCCGACATCATGGACACCTGGGCGACGTCGTCCCTCACCCCGCAGATCGCCGGCGGCTGGCTGAGCGACCCCGACCTCTTCTCCCGCGTGTTCCCGATGGACCTGCGCCCCCAGGGCCAGGACATCATCCGCACCTGGCTCTTCTCGACCGTCGTCCGCTCGCACCTCGAGCACGGCTCGCTGCCCTGGTCCGACGCCGGCATCTCCGGCTGGATCCTCGACCCGGACCGCAAGAAGATGAGCAAGTCCAAGGGCAACGTCGTCACGCCGATGGGGCTGCTCGAGGAGCACGGCTCGGACGCCGTCCGCTACTGGGCGGCCTCAGCGCGCCTGGGCACCGACGCGGCCTTCGAGGTCGGCCAGATGAAGATCGGCCGCCGCCTGGCCATCAAGGTCCTCAACGCGAGCAAGTTCGCCCTGTCCTTCGCCGGGGACGACGACCTCGTGCTCGACCCGGCCCTGGTCACCGAGCCGATCGACCGCGCGATGCTCGCCGGCCTGGCCGACGTCGTCGACCGCGCGACCTCCGCGCTCGAGGGCTACGACCACACCAAGGCGCTCGAGGTCTCCGAGACCTTCTTCTGGACCTTCTGCGACGACTACCTCGAGCTCGTCAAGGACCGCGCCTACGGTGCCGGCGCCGAGGCTACCGACGTGACCGCCGAGACGCTCTCCGCCCGGACCGGTCTCGCGATCGCCCTCGACACGCTCCTGCGGCTCTTCGCCCCCGTGCTCCCCTTCGCGACCGAAGAGGTGTGGTCGTGGTGGCGCGAGGGCTCGGTCCACCAGGCCGCGTGGCCGACCTCGGACAGCCTGCGCGCCGCTGCTGACGGCACGGACCTCGCGGTGCTCACCGCGTCGGGCCACGCCCTCGCCACGCTGCGCAAGATCAAGTCCGAGGCCAAGGTCTCCATGCGCACGCCGATCCTGCTGGCCGAGCTCGCGGTGCCGCGCGCCTCGCTGCACGCCATCGAGTCCGCGATGGTCGACCTGCGCGGAGCAGGCCGGGTCACCGGCGAGCTCCGGCTCGACATCGCCGCAGACGGCCAGGGCGACCCGGCCGTCCAGGGCGGCATCGTCGTCGTGCGCTCCGAGCTCGGCGAGGCCGAGGCCAAGAAGCCGCGCGGCTGAGCGCACCAGACCGACGACCGTCGGGGGCCCGCACGCCCCCGACGGTCGAGCACCACCTCCCGCCCGATCGCCAGCAAGGATGCCCGCATGATCGAGTTCGCCTCCCCCAGCCTGACCGACGCACCGCCGAGCACGTCGATCAACACCCTCCTCGCCGACCGGGTGCGCAGAGACGGGACCGGCGTGCTCATCGAGCGCAAGACCCACCTCGGGGACGCCTGGCAGCCGGTCACCGCCCAGCAGTTCGCCGACCAGGTCCTGGCGACCGCCAAGGGGCTCGTGGCGCGCGGCATCGAGGTGGGCGACCGCGTGGCGATCATGTCGCGGACCCGCTACGAGTGGACGCTGCTCGACTTCGCGGTCTGGGCGGTGGGTGCCGTGCCCGTGCCCGTCTACGAGACGAGCTCCGCCGACCAGATCCGCTGGATCTGCGGAGACGCCGGCGTACGCCTCGCGCTCGTCGAGACCGCGACGCACGCCTCGCTCGTCGACGAGGCACGTGCGTCGCTCCCGGACCTCACCGACGTGCTCGTCATCGACGACGACGCCGTCGACCAGCTGCGCCTCGCCGGGTCCCAGGTCGAGACCTCCGTGGTGACGGCGCGCAGCGAGGCCGTCGTCGGCGACGACCTCGCGACGATCATCTACACCTCGGGCACCACCGGTCGTCCCAAGGGTGCCGAGCTCACGCACCGGAACTTCGTGTTCCTCACCCGCAACGGGGTCGAGGGGCTCGGCAACATCTGCGCCGTGCCCGGCGCGCGGTCGCTGCTGTTCATGCCGCTCGCGCACGTCTTCGCCCGCTACGTCGAGGTCCTGTGCATCACGTCCGGGGCCGTCATGGGCCACACGCCGGACACGCGCAACCTCCTCCCCGACCTCGCGACCTTCCAGCCGACCTTCCTGCTGGCCGTGCCGCGGGTGTTCGAGAAGGTCTACAACTCCTCCGAGCAGAAGGCCGGGAGCGGGGCGCGGCTCAAGCTGTTCCGCTGGGCGGCGAAGGTCTCGATCGCGATGTCCGAGGCCACCTCGGGCGGCCCCGGCCCCTCGCCGGCCCTCAAGGCGCAGCACGCCCTCGCGAGCGCGCTCGTGTTCTCCAAGCTGCGCTCCGCGCTCGGCGGCAAGGCGCAGTACGCGATCTCCGGCGGCGCTCCGCTCGGCGAGCGCCTGGGCCACTTCTACCGCGGCATCGGGCTCACCATCCTCGAGGGCTACGGGCTCACCGAGACGACGGCCCCCACCGCGGTGAACCGTCCGGGTCTCATCAAGATCGGGACGGTCGGCCCGTCGTTCCCGGGGACGACGCTGCGGATCGACGAGGACGGCGAGATCCTCGTCAGCGGCGAGCACGTGTTCCGGGGCTACCACGACAACCCCGAGGCGACCGCCGAGGCGCTCGTCGACGGCTGGTTCCGCACCGGTGACCTCGGGTCCCTCGACGACGACGGCTACCTGCGGATCACCGGTCGCAAGAAGGAGATCATCGTCACCGCCGGCGGCAAGAACGTCGCCCCGGCGATGCTCGAGGACCGGTTCCGCGGTCACCCCCTCGTCAGCCAGTGCGTGGTCGTCGGCGACCAGAAGCCGTTCATCGCGGCGCTCGTGACCCTCGACGCCGAGATGCTCCCCGGGTGGCTGCGCAGCAAGGGCCTGCCAGCCATGGACGTCGTCGCGGCGGGCAAGGACCCCGTGGTGCTCGAGGCGCTGCAGCGCGCCGTCGACCGCACCAACGAGGCCGTCTCGCGCGCCGAGTCCATCCGCAAGATCCACGTCCTCAGCACGGACTTCACCGAGCACAACGGGTACCTCACCCCCTCCCTCAAGGTGAAGCGGGCCAAGGTGCTCACGGACTTCGCCGGCGAGATCGAGCAGATCTACGCGGGCTGACGAGGGCTGGCACCGACCAGCAGGAGGAGGCGACCGGTGACTGACGCCGCGCGGGGCGAGGAGCGGTACCCGGTCTCGGTCGACTCGGTCGAGACCGGGTCCGACGAGCTCGCCGTCCAGCTGCCCGTCCGGGCGCAGGTGCTGCGCCGGCTGCCCGGGCCCGACCGGCCCGACTACAGCCTCGCGGGCCTGCGGAGCCCGCTGCGGCTGCGGAGCACGACCCACCTGCTCACCGAGGCCGGGGTCGACCTGGCAGGGCTCGACCCGGCGACCACGACCGTGCACGACGACGGCTCGGTGGTGGCGATCGTCTACGGGCTGGTGCTCGCGCCCCGCACCACCGGGGTCCGGCTCGCGACCGCGCAGGGCCGGGTGGCGGTCGCGACGGCGCTGGTGCTCGACACCCGCCAGATGACCGACCCGACGGTCAGGTTCGAGAGGGTCTTCTACGCGGCGGTGACCTGGGTGACCCGCGTCCGTTGAGGCGACGGGGCTGCACACAGAGGGAGACGGGCCTGAGCGCAGAGACCTGCCTCACGACGTCCGTCTGGTGAGACCCACCGGGCGAGTGAATATGTATCATGGGCGATGAATACTCAACCACTCGGCCCTGAGGTGTCCCCATGAACAACGCTCGCAGCGCAGTCGCCCTCGTCGCCCTCGGCGGCGTCCTCCTCGCAGGATGCTCCTCCTCCGACGACACCAGCCCCGACGGCACCGCCGCGGACGGATCGGTCGCCACCATCTCGGAGGGCATGCTCACCGTCTGCACCAACCCGCCCTTCGAGCCCTTCGAGCTCGAGCAGGACGGCGAGATCGTCGGCCTCGACATGTCCCTCGTCGGCGAGGTCGCCGCAGACCTCGACCTCGAGCTCGCACCGCTCGCCACCGGCTTCGACGGCATCGAGTCCGGAGCCGCGCTCAACGCGAACCAGTGCGACGTCGTCGCCTCCGGCATCACGATCACCGACGAGCGCGCGGCCAACATGGACTTCTCCGAGGCCTACTTCGACGCCGACCAGGGCCTCCTCGTCACCGAGGGCTCCGACCTCAGCGACGTCGCCTCGCTCGAGGGCAAGAAGATCGCCGTCCAGATCGCCACGACCGGTGCCACGTGGGCCGAGGAGAACGGCCTCGAGGGCGTCGTCTTCGACGACCTCGGCGCCCAGGTCCAGGCCCTCCAGACCGGGCAGGTCGACGCCGTCGTCAACGACATCGCCGTCCTCTCCCCCTTCATCACCGACGGCCTCGAGGTCGCGGCGAACTTCTCCACCGGCGAGCAGTACGGCTTCGGCGTGAAGAAGGGCAACACCGCGCTCCTCACCGCGATCGACGACACCCTCGAGCGCCTGCACAGCGACGGCACCTACGACGAGCTGTACACCGAGTGGATCGGGACCGCGCCCGCCGAGGGCTGAGCCGCATGACGACCCCTGACGCTGCTCCCTCCACCGTCGCGCCCGTCACGGCGGTGGAGGCCCGAACCCGGATGAGCCCGCGCAAGCGCGCGAAGATCTCCCGGGGGATCCAGTACGGCCTCCTCGTGGTCGCCGTCGTCATCCTCGCCGTCGCGATCGACTGGGGTCGCGTCGGCGACCAGATCTTCAACGTCGAGGCCGCCCAGGACCTCCTCCCCAAGATCCCGCAGGCCTTCCTCAACACGCTCACCTACACCGCGGCGGCCTTCGCGGTCGGCCTGAGCCTCGGCATCGTCCTCGCGCTCATGAAGCTCTCGTCGGTCGGTGTCTACCGCTGGCTCGCGACCGCGTACATCGAGTTCTTCCGTGGCATCCCGGCGCTCCTGGTCGTCATCGCCTTCGCGTACGCGGTGCCGATCGCCCTCGGCGTCTCGATCCCGTCGCTCACGCTCAAGGCCGCCCTGGCCCTCGGCATGGTCTCGGCCGCCTACATCGCCGAGACGCTGCGCGCAGGCATCGAGGCGGTGCCCCCGGGCCAGATCGAGGCGGCGCGCTCCCTCGGCATGTCCCACAGCAGGACGCTCGTGACCGTGGTCATCCCGCAGGCCTTCCGCATCGTCCTGCCACCCATGACCAACGAGATCATCCTGCTCACCAAGGACACCTCGCTCATCTACCTCATGGGTCTGCTGCCCACGCAGTTCGACCTCACCAAGATCGGCCGCGACGCGCTGAGCAGCGGCTCCGGCGGAGGCCTCACCGGCCTGTTCGTGGCCGGGCTCGGCTACCTCTGCATCACGATCCCGCTCGGGCTCCTCGCCCGCTGGCTCGAGAAGCGCACCGGGAAGGGATCACGCTCATGACCACCGCACCCACCACCGCGGCCGCAGCCCCTGTCGTCACGGTCCGCGACCTGCACAAGAGCTTCGGCTCGAACGCCGTCCTGCGCGGCATCGACCTCGAGGTCACGCCGGGCGAGGTCGTCTGCGTGATCGGCCCCTCCGGCTCGGGCAAGTCCACGCTCCTGCGCTGCGTGAACCAGCTGGAGAGCGCGACGTCCGGGACCGTCACGGTGCTGGGCGCCGAGATCACCGACCCGGACATCAACATCGACGTCGTGCGCCAGCACGTCGGCATGGTGTTCCAGCAGTTCAACCTCTTCACCCACCAGACCGTCCTGGAGAACTGCACCGTCGCCCAGCGCAAGGTGCTCAAGCGGTCCAAGAAGAAGGCGACGGAGGTCGCGCTCGAGAACCTCGCCCGCGTCGGCCTCGCCGACCGAGGCGACTCGCACCCCACCCAGCTCTCGGGTGGGCAGCAGCAGCGCGTCGCGATCGCCCGTGCACTGAGCATGAACCCCTCGCTCATGCTCTTCGACGAGCCCACCTCCGCCCTCGACCCCGAGCTCGTCGGCGACGTGCTCACCGTCATGCGGGACCTCGCCGAGCAGGGCATGACCATGATCGTGGTCACCCACGAGATGGCCTTCGCCCGCGAGGTCGCCGACCGTGTCGTCTTCATGGACGGCGGCGTGGTGGTCGAGTCCGGTCCGCCCGAGCAGGTCATCGGTGCACCGCGCGAGGCACGCACTCGCGCCTTCCTCGACCGGGTGCTCAACCCCACGCACAGCGGCACAGGAACAGCTCCTGACGCGAGCCCGGAGACCACGGGCACGGTCTGAACCGTCTCCGTGGTGGGCGGCAGACGCAGAGGGGCGGTGGTCGACGACCACCGCCCCTCTGCTGTCCCCGGCGACGCGTCCTCAGGCGCGAGCCGCCCGTGGCGACGAGCCCTCTAGGTCACTAGCCCAGGTTCTCGATGCGTCCGCCGTCGGACGACATGCTGGGGGCCAGCTCGTCGCCCGGGGTGCCGCTGTCGTGCCAGCGCAGCAGCGCACCGACGCCGTCGGCGAGCGAGAGCTCGTCGTCCGGGACGAAGGTGAGCCCGGCGTCCTGCCCGAGGGCCGCACGGACCAGCGCGATCGTGGCGGGCAGCTCGTGCTCGTCGGTGATCGAGCCGAGGGACGTGAGCTCAGCCTCGGACCCTGCCAGCTGGAGCGGCTCGGCGCCGACCCAGACGGACCGGCCGTCGAGCTCGGTGTCGGGACCGTACCGGTCCGACAGCAGCAGCTCCTTGACCTGACCACGTGCCAGCACCGCGATGACGTCCGCGAGCCCGGTCACGCCGCCCGTGCTGCGGCCGTGCTCCAGCCGGAACTCGTCGAGGACCTTCGTGCGGCGCTGGACACGGAAGGCCTCGAGCGCCTCGTGGATGTTGGCCTCGAAGGACTCCTCGTTCACCCCGGGGCCACGTGAGCCGCCGGCCACGTCGACCACGAGCTCGGCGGTCTTCTTGGGCAGGGCTCCCTTGACCAAGGAGACGGCACGGACGTCGCCGCTGAGGAGGAGCACCTCTGGGCGGTGCTCGGTGACCTGGCGGTCGACCTCCGCGGCGACGGCCTCGGCGTTGCGCTCCCAGGAGTCCTCGGCACGCGCCTCGATGCGCTTGTGCGAGAGCCCGCCCGAGCTCACCTTGTTGACGACGTCGTGACCGCCCTCGACGGACTCGTGCTCGGCGTAGGGCATGTGACCGCCCGCCTCGGACCACGTGAGGTCCGCACCGAGACGGTCGACGACGATCCGCAGGTAGTCCACGGACTCGTCGGCGGCACCCGCCGCCTGCAGGAGGGCCGGGAACGGGCCGTAGGTGCCCTTCTGGACGGCCGGGGGCGTCTTGGTCACCCGGTCGACCAGGATGCCGGTCTCGTCGGCGATGACGACGCGGCCGTGAGAACCGCCGACCCGGGTCGGGCGCACGATCTCCTCGGAGATCACGTCGAGGACGGCACCGTCCGCGCCGTCCTTCTCGAGGGATCTGCGGACGCTCTTCCACCTGTTCTCGACCTCGCGGTCGCCCTCGCTCGTCCGTGTCGCGTCGATGTAGACGGTGACGAACGGTCCCGGTGCGGTCAGAAGGGGCTTGAGCCAGTCGATCTTCATCCAGAGCCCTCGCAGCTGTCTCGTGGTGGGAGGACAGCCGCGGGTCGGGCTGCCCCGAAGGTTCCACTCTGGCCCACATCGACGACGAGCGCGACCGCGCAGGAGGGTCGCTGCACCTGAGGACCGGCGAGAGGCTCGCGATCACGGAGGAC
This genomic interval carries:
- a CDS encoding amino acid ABC transporter ATP-binding protein yields the protein MTTAPTTAAAAPVVTVRDLHKSFGSNAVLRGIDLEVTPGEVVCVIGPSGSGKSTLLRCVNQLESATSGTVTVLGAEITDPDINIDVVRQHVGMVFQQFNLFTHQTVLENCTVAQRKVLKRSKKKATEVALENLARVGLADRGDSHPTQLSGGQQQRVAIARALSMNPSLMLFDEPTSALDPELVGDVLTVMRDLAEQGMTMIVVTHEMAFAREVADRVVFMDGGVVVESGPPEQVIGAPREARTRAFLDRVLNPTHSGTGTAPDASPETTGTV
- a CDS encoding amino acid ABC transporter permease, which codes for MTTPDAAPSTVAPVTAVEARTRMSPRKRAKISRGIQYGLLVVAVVILAVAIDWGRVGDQIFNVEAAQDLLPKIPQAFLNTLTYTAAAFAVGLSLGIVLALMKLSSVGVYRWLATAYIEFFRGIPALLVVIAFAYAVPIALGVSIPSLTLKAALALGMVSAAYIAETLRAGIEAVPPGQIEAARSLGMSHSRTLVTVVIPQAFRIVLPPMTNEIILLTKDTSLIYLMGLLPTQFDLTKIGRDALSSGSGGGLTGLFVAGLGYLCITIPLGLLARWLEKRTGKGSRS
- a CDS encoding transporter substrate-binding domain-containing protein, coding for MNNARSAVALVALGGVLLAGCSSSDDTSPDGTAADGSVATISEGMLTVCTNPPFEPFELEQDGEIVGLDMSLVGEVAADLDLELAPLATGFDGIESGAALNANQCDVVASGITITDERAANMDFSEAYFDADQGLLVTEGSDLSDVASLEGKKIAVQIATTGATWAEENGLEGVVFDDLGAQVQALQTGQVDAVVNDIAVLSPFITDGLEVAANFSTGEQYGFGVKKGNTALLTAIDDTLERLHSDGTYDELYTEWIGTAPAEG
- a CDS encoding Vms1/Ankzf1 family peptidyl-tRNA hydrolase, which codes for MKIDWLKPLLTAPGPFVTVYIDATRTSEGDREVENRWKSVRRSLEKDGADGAVLDVISEEIVRPTRVGGSHGRVVIADETGILVDRVTKTPPAVQKGTYGPFPALLQAAGAADESVDYLRIVVDRLGADLTWSEAGGHMPYAEHESVEGGHDVVNKVSSGGLSHKRIEARAEDSWERNAEAVAAEVDRQVTEHRPEVLLLSGDVRAVSLVKGALPKKTAELVVDVAGGSRGPGVNEESFEANIHEALEAFRVQRRTKVLDEFRLEHGRSTGGVTGLADVIAVLARGQVKELLLSDRYGPDTELDGRSVWVGAEPLQLAGSEAELTSLGSITDEHELPATIALVRAALGQDAGLTFVPDDELSLADGVGALLRWHDSGTPGDELAPSMSSDGGRIENLG
- a CDS encoding ABC transporter permease, translated to MSIDRDIIGPVTTAKTTRSVSLWARLRRDRLAVAGLVTIGFFVLVAIFAPLLSSLSGNDPYTYHLDALDSSGAPAGFGGGISAEHWFGVEPLTGRDLFSIVVHGSRTSLVVGLGATVVAMVIGTVVGLVAGYFGGWVDTVASRVIDVMFGFPSLIFMIALGAIVPVSFPRVMLLVLIIGFFGWASIARVVRGQVLSLRKQGYVRASTALGAGHAHILFRQILPNLSATIVVFATITIPATIGSEAALSFLGVGVAPPTPSWGRSIGDAVTWFSVTPMYLVFPGAALFFITLAFNVFGDGLRDALDPRSRGVRS
- the valS gene encoding valine--tRNA ligase, translated to MSSPDFAAPAPTPHDTRPVVATVKQVPEKVSLDGLEGRWDSAWATDGTYSFDRSAERADVYSIDTPPPTVSGSLHVGHVFSYTHTDVVARFQRMRGKSVFYPMGWDDNGLPTERRVQNYYGVRCDTSLPYVEGYEPPLQGAEGKSVKAADQQPISRKNFIELCERLTAEDEQQFEALWRYLGLSVDWAHHYQTIGQPAQAVAQTAFLRNLSRGEAYQAEAPGLWDVTFQTAVAQAELEARDYPGHFHKVAFHAADGSEVVIETTRPELLPACVALIAHPDDERYQHLFGTTVTSPLFGVEVPVLAHTLAERDKGAGIAMCCTFGDLTDVQWWRELQLPTRSVLVRDGRITRELPEWITTEQGTALFTEMLGKTTFSARTVVVDALRESGDLKGEPVATQRKANFFEKGDKPLEIVTSRQWYIRNGGREAPGRDLRAELLARGAELNFHPEFMQVRYENWVGGLNGDWLVSRQRFFGVPIPVWYPVDEHGEPQWDAPIVPDEAILPIDPSSDVPAGYTAEQRGQAGGFVGDPDIMDTWATSSLTPQIAGGWLSDPDLFSRVFPMDLRPQGQDIIRTWLFSTVVRSHLEHGSLPWSDAGISGWILDPDRKKMSKSKGNVVTPMGLLEEHGSDAVRYWAASARLGTDAAFEVGQMKIGRRLAIKVLNASKFALSFAGDDDLVLDPALVTEPIDRAMLAGLADVVDRATSALEGYDHTKALEVSETFFWTFCDDYLELVKDRAYGAGAEATDVTAETLSARTGLAIALDTLLRLFAPVLPFATEEVWSWWREGSVHQAAWPTSDSLRAAADGTDLAVLTASGHALATLRKIKSEAKVSMRTPILLAELAVPRASLHAIESAMVDLRGAGRVTGELRLDIAADGQGDPAVQGGIVVVRSELGEAEAKKPRG
- a CDS encoding ABC transporter permease, with the translated sequence MSDHQQPGAPVVQGPGSPAAARSAGIGTSAARTAWFVLGKATGMVVVLLVVSALTYAVFVLLPADPAQLACGRPCTPERLEAARGYMGLDQPAWKQYLLFLGGIFAGRTFGAGATAIECATPCLGYSFRLNESVTDLILNRLPVTVSIAVGAAVLWLVVGVLSGVVAAIKRGTAVDRLIILGAIAGVSAPSYLVGLLAILLFGFTLDMVPVSGYVPFTESPVDWAWHLVLPWTVLALLSAAVYARLTRAQMLDVMGQDYIRTARAKGLTEGRVITRHALRNVMIPVITLFGLDLGSLLGGAVITERVFSMPGLGSLLLDAVGNFDLPILVGVTLFSAAIIIVANFVVDLVYGVLDPRSRS
- a CDS encoding AMP-dependent synthetase/ligase, translated to MIEFASPSLTDAPPSTSINTLLADRVRRDGTGVLIERKTHLGDAWQPVTAQQFADQVLATAKGLVARGIEVGDRVAIMSRTRYEWTLLDFAVWAVGAVPVPVYETSSADQIRWICGDAGVRLALVETATHASLVDEARASLPDLTDVLVIDDDAVDQLRLAGSQVETSVVTARSEAVVGDDLATIIYTSGTTGRPKGAELTHRNFVFLTRNGVEGLGNICAVPGARSLLFMPLAHVFARYVEVLCITSGAVMGHTPDTRNLLPDLATFQPTFLLAVPRVFEKVYNSSEQKAGSGARLKLFRWAAKVSIAMSEATSGGPGPSPALKAQHALASALVFSKLRSALGGKAQYAISGGAPLGERLGHFYRGIGLTILEGYGLTETTAPTAVNRPGLIKIGTVGPSFPGTTLRIDEDGEILVSGEHVFRGYHDNPEATAEALVDGWFRTGDLGSLDDDGYLRITGRKKEIIVTAGGKNVAPAMLEDRFRGHPLVSQCVVVGDQKPFIAALVTLDAEMLPGWLRSKGLPAMDVVAAGKDPVVLEALQRAVDRTNEAVSRAESIRKIHVLSTDFTEHNGYLTPSLKVKRAKVLTDFAGEIEQIYAG